Genomic window (Virgibacillus dokdonensis):
ATCCTTTCCCATTTATTCTTTGATCTTGCATACAAAATCAAAGGTCTCCAATTTAAAAATGGGAAATACATGCCATTAAAAATCATTGATTCTAGCACGCTTCCATTAAACTTAACGAATCATAAGTGGGCGAAATTCCGTAAAACAAAAGCAGGAGTTAAGCTACATTTACGACTTGTATTTATGGATAAGGGCACCGTCTATCCTGAAAAAACTGTGATTACAACAGCCAAAGAACATGACAGAAATCAACTGGAAGTTCTCGTAGATGACAAAGAAGCCATGTATGTGTTTGACCGTGGATATGTTGACTATGAACGATTTGACCGAATGACGGATGAAGGCTACTTTTTCGTGTCCAGACTAAAGAAAAACGCCGTCATTCGTGAAGTAGAATCATTTTCTGTACCTAAAGATGCTACAGCTTTATCCGACAAGATGGTTTACATCGGTTCGACGCAA
Coding sequences:
- a CDS encoding IS4 family transposase, with the protein product LAQLQGFESLEEMSDALIDGELQKVLGFESISPSQLSRKNNEMNPAILSHLFFDLAYKIKGLQFKNGKYMPLKIIDSSTLPLNLTNHKWAKFRKTKAGVKLHLRLVFMDKGTVYPEKTVITTAKEHDRNQLEVLVDDKEAMYVFDRGYVDYERFDRMTDEGYFFVSRLKKNAVIREVESFSVPKDATALSDKMVYIGSTQNRTENVFRLLEVVDTKGNILRLITNRFDLNSEEISEIYRQRWAIELFFKWLKQHVEIKHFYGMSETAIQNQIFLALIAYCLHVLIQL